One genomic segment of Gimesia sp. includes these proteins:
- a CDS encoding sigma-70 family RNA polymerase sigma factor → MTEDDQLMIRIQSGDQRAFDELVEKYQGPLIGFFFRNTRDSQLSEDLSQETLLRVYNQSWDYLPQGRFRGWMYRVARNLMIDSIRRQSHDALIKAYTGKKQDEDDSLNRLASEVVSPEEKANIKELALIVDELLGTIPEDQRLTFTLHHYSELTLNEVADVMETNLATAKSRLRLAREKLREKLKLMGVTGPQQN, encoded by the coding sequence ATGACAGAAGACGATCAATTAATGATTCGAATTCAAAGTGGTGACCAGCGCGCCTTCGATGAGCTCGTGGAAAAATATCAGGGCCCCCTGATTGGTTTTTTTTTCCGAAACACCCGCGACTCCCAGCTCTCTGAAGACCTGTCCCAGGAAACGCTGCTGCGGGTCTACAACCAGTCGTGGGATTATCTGCCCCAGGGACGGTTCCGGGGCTGGATGTATCGAGTGGCCCGCAATCTGATGATCGACAGCATCCGCCGACAGTCGCATGATGCCCTGATCAAAGCATATACGGGAAAAAAACAGGACGAAGATGATTCCCTGAACCGACTGGCCAGCGAGGTCGTCTCGCCGGAAGAGAAGGCAAATATCAAGGAATTAGCGTTGATTGTAGATGAACTGCTGGGAACAATTCCTGAAGACCAGCGACTGACCTTCACACTGCATCATTATTCCGAACTGACCCTGAATGAGGTCGCGGACGTCATGGAAACGAACCTGGCCACGGCCAAAAGCCGTCTGCGGCTGGCTCGCGAGAAACTGCGGGAAAAACTGAAACTGATGGGCGTCACTGGCCCACAACAAAATTAA
- a CDS encoding PspA/IM30 family protein, with protein sequence MSYFSRLTDIVTCNLTHLLENADDPIQEIEQIIAEMKEGLAGANRSVKTATSNERAIQQDLEEHQQQIFQWKEAAKNALALGDEAEARNSLVRKQEIEDLKAGLEQQHRAAVATREHLTTTLHALEARLAEARRKQVELTQQAGISDAPTEEATEAPEPESTVTPSRSEQIDSELAELKRELGQ encoded by the coding sequence ATGAGCTATTTCAGCCGGCTCACTGATATTGTGACCTGTAATTTGACTCATCTGCTGGAAAACGCAGACGATCCCATTCAGGAAATCGAGCAGATCATAGCCGAAATGAAAGAAGGCCTCGCAGGCGCTAACCGCAGCGTGAAAACTGCGACCTCCAACGAACGGGCGATTCAACAGGATCTGGAAGAACATCAGCAGCAGATCTTTCAATGGAAAGAGGCAGCCAAGAATGCCCTGGCGCTGGGTGATGAAGCGGAAGCCCGCAACTCCCTGGTCCGAAAACAGGAGATCGAAGATCTCAAAGCCGGTCTGGAACAGCAGCATCGGGCAGCAGTCGCAACCCGCGAACATTTGACAACCACGTTGCACGCCCTGGAAGCCAGACTGGCCGAAGCCCGACGTAAGCAGGTGGAACTGACACAGCAGGCGGGGATCAGCGACGCTCCCACCGAGGAAGCGACTGAGGCTCCGGAACCGGAATCGACGGTCACTCCCTCCCGCTCCGAGCAGATCGACTCAGAACTGGCTGAATTAAAGCGGGAACTGGGACAATAA